The following proteins are co-located in the Manihot esculenta cultivar AM560-2 chromosome 7, M.esculenta_v8, whole genome shotgun sequence genome:
- the LOC110618837 gene encoding protein M7: MKVSGGKTLPILIFVVVMTGLVEQGKGHVCANTFFSALVQMIPCRAAVAPYSPIPPSEACCNAVKSLGQPCLCVLVNGPPISGVDRNMALQLPDKCTANFEPCRHSLFLLLVKLQGSRSRKHKDDNTYDKSYMGSSS; this comes from the exons ATGAAGGTTTCTGGTGGTAAAACTCTGCCAATTCTGATATTTGTGGTGGTGATGACGGGATTGGTGGAGCAAGGGAAAGGCCATGTTTGTGCAAACACTTTCTTCTCAGCGCTTGTTCAAATGATACCTTGCAGAGCAGCAGTTGCTCCTTATAGCCCAATCCCACCAAGTGAAGCTTGTTGCAATGCTGTGAAATCTCTTGGCCAACCTTGCCTTTGTGTTCTTGTAAACGGCCCTCCAATTTCTGGCGTTGACAGGAACATGGCCTTGCAGCTTCCTGACAAATGCACTGCCAACTTTGAACCATGTAGGCATTCTCTGtttcttttgctt GTGAAATTACAAGGAAGTAGGAGCAGAAAACACAAGGATGATAACACATATGATAAGAGCTACATGGGTTCATCTTCTTGA